One window of the Rhipicephalus sanguineus isolate Rsan-2018 chromosome 4, BIME_Rsan_1.4, whole genome shotgun sequence genome contains the following:
- the LOC119388871 gene encoding uncharacterized protein LOC119388871 isoform X2, whose protein sequence is MGARSTCRPGRCFFRRSTLLLTVIIRLAAAAPVSGPAATTSRNDSMFDAAAAMAADHVEHASNASGLGNHLAANASDNAIFNTTGKVVRHKRTHHGHHLHHHHWSTGQTHGAGDLGPAQQFDNVLFRTMGVLDANTCLSKFVCEIVARRGASSFIGTTIGSLFAGFAHAPPSSPAHGLWRAAAIGKHGWLPVCTNAFPHCSSRFSTALSILNLIG, encoded by the exons ATGGGGGCCCGAAGTACCTGCCGGCCTGGCCGCTGCTTTTTTCGTCGTTCTACGTTACTCCTTACGGTGATTATTCGCTTGGCTGCAGCAGCCCCCGTCTCTGGTCCAGCCGCCACGACCAGCAGAAACGACTCCATGTTTGACGCTGCCGCGGCAATGGCCGCTGACCACGTCGAACACGCCAGCAATGCCAGTGGACTCGGAAATCATCT AGCCGCCAACGCTTCTGACAACGCCATCTTCAACACGACCGGCAAAGTG GTGCGGCACAAGCGGACTCACCACGGCCAtcacctccaccaccaccactggtcaACCGGTCAGACTCACGGCGCTGGTGACCTCGGCCCGGCCCAGCAGTTCGACAACGTCTTGTTCCGGACCATGGGGGTGCTCGACGCCAACACGTGCCTGTCAAAGTTCGTGTGCGAGATCGTGGCACGCCGCGGTGCTAGCAGCTTCATCGGGACGACGATCGGGAGCCTCTTCGCGGGCTTTGCCCACGCGCCTCCGTCCAGTCCTGCGCACGGGCTTTGGCGAGCCGCTGCTATCGGCAAACACGGCTGGCTGCCTGTTTGCACCAACGCCTTCCCGCACTGCTCGTCTCGCTTCTCAACCGCCCTGTCCATACTGAACCTCATCGGATGA
- the LOC119388871 gene encoding uncharacterized protein LOC119388871 isoform X1, whose product MGARSTCRPGRCFFRRSTLLLTVIIRLAAAAPVSGPAATTSRNDSMFDAAAAMAADHVEHASNASGLGNHLAANASDNAIFNTTGKVQVRHKRTHHGHHLHHHHWSTGQTHGAGDLGPAQQFDNVLFRTMGVLDANTCLSKFVCEIVARRGASSFIGTTIGSLFAGFAHAPPSSPAHGLWRAAAIGKHGWLPVCTNAFPHCSSRFSTALSILNLIG is encoded by the exons ATGGGGGCCCGAAGTACCTGCCGGCCTGGCCGCTGCTTTTTTCGTCGTTCTACGTTACTCCTTACGGTGATTATTCGCTTGGCTGCAGCAGCCCCCGTCTCTGGTCCAGCCGCCACGACCAGCAGAAACGACTCCATGTTTGACGCTGCCGCGGCAATGGCCGCTGACCACGTCGAACACGCCAGCAATGCCAGTGGACTCGGAAATCATCT AGCCGCCAACGCTTCTGACAACGCCATCTTCAACACGACCGGCAAAGTG CAGGTGCGGCACAAGCGGACTCACCACGGCCAtcacctccaccaccaccactggtcaACCGGTCAGACTCACGGCGCTGGTGACCTCGGCCCGGCCCAGCAGTTCGACAACGTCTTGTTCCGGACCATGGGGGTGCTCGACGCCAACACGTGCCTGTCAAAGTTCGTGTGCGAGATCGTGGCACGCCGCGGTGCTAGCAGCTTCATCGGGACGACGATCGGGAGCCTCTTCGCGGGCTTTGCCCACGCGCCTCCGTCCAGTCCTGCGCACGGGCTTTGGCGAGCCGCTGCTATCGGCAAACACGGCTGGCTGCCTGTTTGCACCAACGCCTTCCCGCACTGCTCGTCTCGCTTCTCAACCGCCCTGTCCATACTGAACCTCATCGGATGA